A DNA window from Undibacterium sp. YM2 contains the following coding sequences:
- a CDS encoding YqaJ viral recombinase family protein yields MSVAEKDALLKSSRPALKLVKTKELSRDDWLTIRKQGIGSSDAGTAVGLNPYQSPLELWMIKTGRDAGLPKIDPNDETSPTYWGSLLEPIVAAHYTRRTGNRVRKINAVLQHPDPDKFWMLANIDREVTGAPDVQILECKTAGEFGVRLWREGVPEYIICQVQHQLAVTGKTAADVCVLVCGQEIRIYRITRDDELIARLIALERQFWYYVETDTPPPADGSESADIALRCLYPHDSGNHLDFTNDTEMSAIFADLVNLRTDIANREELAALLAQQIQQRMENASTASFETGRVSWKRSKDSGRLDVEKLLLDQPDLLERYPLLRPGSRRFLLAPETGD; encoded by the coding sequence ACCAAGGAACTCAGCCGCGATGACTGGTTGACTATACGCAAACAAGGCATAGGCAGTAGCGATGCCGGTACCGCAGTCGGCCTGAATCCCTATCAGTCACCTCTGGAACTGTGGATGATCAAGACTGGCCGGGATGCGGGTTTGCCTAAAATTGACCCCAATGATGAAACCAGTCCCACCTATTGGGGAAGTTTGCTGGAACCCATAGTCGCAGCACATTACACCCGCCGCACGGGCAACCGGGTGAGGAAGATCAATGCGGTACTACAGCATCCTGATCCCGATAAATTCTGGATGCTGGCAAATATTGACCGGGAAGTGACTGGCGCACCAGATGTGCAAATACTGGAATGCAAGACTGCCGGGGAATTTGGAGTCCGGTTGTGGCGTGAGGGGGTGCCGGAATACATAATCTGCCAGGTACAGCATCAGCTTGCCGTGACAGGCAAAACCGCTGCCGATGTCTGCGTGCTGGTATGTGGGCAGGAAATCAGGATATACCGGATTACCCGTGATGATGAGTTGATTGCCCGACTGATCGCACTGGAAAGACAGTTCTGGTATTACGTGGAAACGGATACACCGCCACCGGCAGACGGCTCAGAATCTGCCGATATCGCTTTGCGCTGCCTGTATCCGCATGATTCTGGCAATCATCTCGATTTCACCAATGATACGGAAATGTCAGCCATCTTTGCTGATCTGGTCAATCTGCGGACGGATATAGCGAACCGGGAAGAACTGGCCGCTTTGCTTGCACAGCAAATCCAGCAGCGCATGGAGAATGCGAGTACGGCGAGTTTTGAAACTGGTCGTGTCAGTTGGAAGCGTTCGAAAGACAGTGGACGTCTTGATGTTGAGAAGCTGCTGCTGGATCAACCGGATTTGCTTGAGCGTTATCCGCTGCTCAGACCGGGTAGCCGACGATTCTTGCTGGCTCCTGAAACTGGTGACTGA